One region of Trinickia violacea genomic DNA includes:
- a CDS encoding hydantoinase B/oxoprolinase family protein — protein MPFDKSVLQIFANYCVAAAESMAYTLVRTAHSTFVKETEDFSCAIMTPEGHTFASPKTLGATWYVGLDYGPVIGMIDHYEPGDIGMTNDAYSGFVATHTPDIVLWKPVFYEGEIVCFVGGHIHNTDMGGAVPASLSRTLTEIEQEGIRFPPTKIVRQGVLDEALLRVMAANVRVPAQNVGDLHAQFASLHTGERRVLEIIERFGIDGFKAGMRALLDYSEEQAHTILRGIPDGEYCFAEYADEDSVRGKPMRVALTLRIRDGSVEFDYTGSDPQLQSSLNIPTGGRERHALALVGFVYVLYTLNPEILLNSGLLRAARCVLPEGSVVNAQRPAAVGMRSLTCKLLHLLTFGAFSQAIPERLAACPAGGLSILSVKTMNKEGGTVMASIGPIGGGAGGMPFDDGEDGSGANNAFLRNTPVEINEAEVPIRITRYGVSPGSGGAGKFRGGQGLVMEFQVFSPNTLVTARNRDRTHFASWGVRGGHAGANARFTKNPGAPNEEPLGNTDLVICNPGDVIRLEGAGAGGYGLPIERDAERVRDDVLRGYVTEREAREVYAVALADGEIDAAETAVLRERAQVAARDGEMPAFDFGPYRSAFEAKWTRERYAALTRILAGVPVQWRYFIKHRIFDALDARVAINDGAAAIDEIFAELCASWPELRQAKSS, from the coding sequence ATGCCTTTCGACAAGTCCGTGCTGCAGATCTTCGCGAACTACTGCGTGGCCGCCGCGGAAAGCATGGCCTACACGCTCGTGCGCACCGCGCACTCGACGTTCGTCAAAGAGACCGAAGACTTCTCGTGCGCAATCATGACGCCGGAGGGCCACACGTTCGCGTCGCCGAAGACGCTCGGCGCGACGTGGTACGTCGGCCTCGACTATGGCCCCGTGATCGGCATGATCGACCACTACGAGCCGGGCGACATCGGCATGACGAACGACGCTTACAGCGGTTTCGTCGCGACGCACACGCCCGACATCGTGCTGTGGAAGCCGGTGTTCTACGAAGGTGAGATCGTCTGCTTTGTCGGCGGCCACATCCATAACACCGACATGGGCGGCGCCGTGCCCGCGTCGCTCTCGCGCACGCTGACCGAAATCGAGCAGGAGGGCATCCGCTTTCCGCCGACCAAGATCGTGCGCCAAGGCGTGCTCGACGAAGCGCTGCTGCGCGTGATGGCGGCGAACGTGCGCGTGCCCGCGCAGAACGTCGGCGATTTGCATGCGCAGTTCGCGTCGCTGCATACGGGCGAGCGGCGCGTGCTCGAGATCATCGAGCGCTTCGGCATCGACGGCTTCAAGGCCGGCATGCGTGCGCTGCTCGACTATTCGGAGGAGCAGGCGCACACGATCTTGCGCGGCATTCCCGACGGCGAGTACTGCTTCGCCGAGTACGCCGACGAAGACTCGGTGCGCGGCAAGCCGATGCGTGTCGCGCTCACGCTGCGTATTCGCGACGGCAGCGTCGAGTTCGATTACACGGGCAGCGATCCGCAACTGCAGTCGTCGCTGAACATTCCGACCGGCGGACGCGAGCGGCACGCGCTGGCGCTCGTCGGCTTCGTCTATGTGCTGTACACGCTGAATCCGGAGATCCTGCTCAACAGCGGCCTGCTGCGCGCCGCGCGCTGCGTGCTGCCCGAAGGCAGCGTCGTCAATGCGCAGCGTCCGGCGGCCGTGGGCATGCGCAGCCTCACGTGCAAGCTGCTGCATCTGCTGACGTTCGGCGCGTTTTCGCAGGCGATTCCCGAACGGCTTGCGGCGTGCCCGGCCGGCGGCCTGTCGATCCTCAGTGTGAAGACGATGAACAAAGAGGGCGGCACGGTGATGGCGTCGATCGGGCCGATCGGCGGTGGCGCGGGCGGCATGCCGTTCGACGACGGCGAAGACGGCTCGGGTGCGAACAATGCGTTCCTGCGCAATACGCCGGTCGAAATCAACGAGGCCGAGGTGCCGATCCGCATCACGCGCTACGGCGTCTCGCCCGGCTCGGGCGGCGCAGGCAAATTCCGCGGGGGACAGGGGCTCGTGATGGAGTTCCAGGTGTTCTCGCCGAACACGCTCGTCACCGCGCGCAATCGCGACCGCACGCACTTCGCGTCGTGGGGCGTGCGCGGCGGCCATGCGGGTGCGAACGCGCGCTTTACGAAGAATCCGGGCGCGCCGAATGAGGAGCCGCTCGGCAACACCGATCTCGTGATCTGCAATCCGGGCGATGTGATTCGTCTGGAGGGCGCGGGGGCGGGCGGCTATGGATTGCCGATCGAACGCGATGCCGAGCGTGTGCGCGATGACGTGCTGCGTGGATATGTCACCGAACGGGAGGCGCGCGAGGTGTATGCGGTGGCGCTGGCCGACGGTGAAATCGACGCCGCAGAGACGGCGGTGTTGCGCGAGCGGGCGCAGGTCGCGGCGCGTGATGGCGAGATGCCGGCGTTCGACTTCGGACCTTACCGCAGTGCGTTCGAAGCGAAATGGACGCGCGAGCGGTATGCCGCGCTCACGCGTATTTTGGCTGGCGTGCCGGTGCAGTGGCGGTACTTCATCAAGCATCGGATCTTCGATGCGCTCGATGCGCGTGTTGCGATCAACGACGGCGCGGCAGCGATCGATGAGATTTTCGCGGAGTTATGCGCGTCGTGGCCCGAGCTTCGGCAGGCGAAGTCGAGTTGA
- a CDS encoding cupin domain-containing protein translates to MSLTLTNSPIESHCFNLPEGDGVQLTLAPGRLLRGDPDRRDWPHFESADGKVSSGIWSGTEGAWRVEFPAGQYEFFHVISGTGAIVSDEGMRKPFGPGDAVFVPQGFRGVFEVSEKVTKQYMFVQNV, encoded by the coding sequence ATGTCTTTGACCCTGACGAACAGTCCGATCGAAAGTCATTGCTTCAACCTGCCCGAAGGCGACGGCGTGCAGTTGACGCTCGCGCCTGGACGCCTGCTGCGCGGCGACCCTGATCGGCGCGACTGGCCGCATTTCGAAAGCGCGGATGGGAAGGTGTCGAGCGGTATTTGGAGCGGTACTGAAGGGGCTTGGCGGGTCGAATTCCCGGCGGGGCAGTATGAGTTCTTTCACGTGATATCAGGCACGGGGGCGATCGTGTCCGATGAAGGGATGCGCAAGCCGTTCGGGCCTGGCGATGCGGTGTTCGTGCCGCAGGGGTTTCGGGGGGTGTTCGAAGTGAGCGAGAAGGTGACGAAGCAGTATATGTTTGTGCAGAACGTGTGA
- a CDS encoding ABC transporter permease — protein MPYPDSPMPSSPSPAGGGSEPAPLAKRARRRAPSLSVSGWIGFAMVFAALFVAVFGPWLAPHAVGEIVTADVFAPFSAKLPLGSDYLGRDMLSRIMYGTRLTVLLALAAALFAATVGTGLGLLAAVAGKAVDETMSRVLDAVSSIPTKMFALMIVAAFGSSLMLLVLTAGISYTPGAYRIARSLAVNISQLEYVQVAKVRGENAIYICCVEILPNMLHPMLADLGLRFVFVVLLLSSLSFLGLGVQPPYADLGSLVRENIAGLGDGAPVVLMPAIAIAILTVGVNLLIDGLRGGKRLRVRRAAEA, from the coding sequence ATGCCATACCCTGATTCGCCGATGCCCTCGTCTCCGTCGCCCGCCGGCGGCGGCAGCGAACCGGCGCCGCTTGCGAAGCGCGCGCGCCGCCGCGCGCCGTCGCTGTCGGTGAGCGGCTGGATCGGTTTTGCGATGGTCTTCGCCGCGTTGTTCGTCGCGGTGTTCGGACCTTGGCTCGCGCCGCATGCGGTCGGCGAGATCGTCACGGCCGACGTGTTCGCGCCGTTCTCCGCGAAGCTGCCGCTCGGCTCCGACTATCTGGGGCGCGACATGCTGAGCCGCATCATGTACGGCACGCGCCTGACGGTGCTGCTCGCGCTCGCGGCGGCGCTGTTCGCCGCGACGGTCGGCACGGGCCTCGGCTTGCTGGCCGCCGTGGCCGGCAAAGCCGTCGACGAAACGATGAGCCGTGTGCTCGACGCCGTCAGCTCGATTCCGACCAAGATGTTCGCGCTGATGATCGTGGCCGCGTTCGGCTCGTCGCTGATGCTGCTGGTGCTGACCGCCGGCATCAGCTACACGCCCGGCGCGTATCGCATCGCGCGCTCGCTTGCCGTGAACATCAGCCAGCTCGAATACGTGCAGGTCGCGAAAGTGCGCGGCGAAAACGCGATCTATATCTGCTGCGTCGAGATCCTGCCGAACATGCTGCATCCGATGCTCGCCGATCTCGGCCTGCGCTTCGTGTTCGTCGTGCTGCTGCTTTCCAGCCTGAGCTTCCTCGGCCTCGGCGTGCAGCCGCCGTATGCGGACCTCGGCTCGCTCGTGCGCGAGAACATCGCCGGTCTCGGCGATGGCGCGCCCGTCGTGCTGATGCCGGCCATCGCGATCGCGATTTTGACGGTCGGCGTGAATCTGTTGATCGACGGGCTGCGCGGCGGCAAGCGTCTGCGCGTGCGTCGCGCGGCGGAGGCTTGA
- a CDS encoding ABC transporter permease — MNQTIVALIARRFLLTLLTLLIVSMIIFTITNLLPGDAAQQALGQAATPETLAALRLQFGLDQPAYLRYVHWLIGLAHGNFGQSLSNDMPVSDLIAGRLPKSLSLAAITTLVSVPIAISLGILAAVKRGSVLDRIVSLGTLSLVATPEFLIATFAVLIFAVKLHWLSALSYGGEIDSFDHFMRAYAMPVITLCCVIIAQMARMTRAAVIEQLGSSYVEMAVLKGASPARVVLLHALPNAIGPIANAVALSLSYLLGGVIIVETIYNYPGLARLMVDAVSNRDLPLVQACTLLFCLGYLTLVLLADLCAILSNPRLRT, encoded by the coding sequence ATGAACCAGACGATAGTCGCGCTGATCGCGCGGCGTTTCTTGCTCACGCTGCTGACCTTGCTGATCGTGTCGATGATCATCTTCACGATCACCAACCTGCTGCCGGGCGACGCCGCGCAGCAGGCGCTCGGCCAGGCTGCGACGCCGGAAACGCTCGCCGCGTTGCGCCTGCAGTTCGGCCTCGATCAGCCCGCGTATCTGCGCTACGTGCACTGGCTCATCGGCCTCGCGCACGGCAACTTCGGGCAGTCGCTGTCGAACGACATGCCGGTGAGCGACTTGATCGCCGGGCGCTTGCCGAAGTCGCTGTCGCTCGCGGCGATCACGACGCTCGTGTCGGTGCCGATCGCGATCTCGCTCGGCATTCTTGCGGCGGTCAAGCGCGGGTCGGTGCTCGATCGGATCGTGAGCCTGGGGACGTTGTCGCTGGTGGCGACGCCCGAGTTTCTGATCGCCACCTTCGCGGTGCTCATTTTCGCGGTGAAGCTGCACTGGCTCTCGGCGCTGTCGTACGGCGGCGAGATCGACAGTTTCGATCACTTCATGCGCGCCTATGCGATGCCGGTGATCACGCTGTGCTGCGTGATCATCGCGCAGATGGCGCGCATGACGCGTGCGGCCGTGATCGAGCAGCTCGGCTCGTCGTATGTGGAGATGGCGGTGCTGAAGGGCGCGAGCCCCGCGCGTGTCGTGCTGCTGCATGCGCTGCCGAACGCGATCGGCCCGATCGCGAATGCCGTGGCGCTCTCCCTGTCGTATCTGCTCGGCGGCGTGATCATCGTCGAGACGATCTACAACTATCCGGGGCTCGCGCGGCTCATGGTCGACGCGGTCAGCAACCGGGATCTGCCGCTCGTGCAGGCGTGCACGCTGCTGTTCTGCCTCGGCTATCTGACCCTCGTGCTGCTCGCCGACCTGTGCGCGATCCTCTCCAACCCGAGGCTGCGGACATGA
- a CDS encoding hydantoinase/oxoprolinase family protein, protein MGMRIGVDIGGSFADFAVLNDQTGELQTLKVFSRPDSPGAEVLRGMEGLAERYGIDPHDVAYFTHGTTVGVNAVVQRKGLRLGLITTRHFEDVLDIARLKGPDMYNLFSKRPAPLVPRERVFGVVERLAADGTEETAVDEASVLEALAGLRRAGCEGVVVALLHAYRNPSHEHEVKAILEREMPGLFVSCSSDVWPIIREYERTSTAVIGGYVQPKVAHYLSSLQRALRETGIAADMKVTKSNGGVMSAEAGKTNCVQMILSGTASGVIGAAYVAQLCGLKHCMSLDIGGTTADVALIVDGEPQYATGEYIGDFQIHIPSVSVSSIGDGGGSIAWVDDFGVLKVGPESAGSNPGPVCYGRGGTRATITDAFAVMGVIGNASLGYNSVKVDHDAACRAIDALAQRLGADPYKTAEAIVDVSVSGMYAGVSRIVSRFGIDPRMFSLLPFGGAGPMLACYFARALGMEQIVVPVTPGVLSALGGLIADTKNDFVKTTYYDLDAASLKQLRDDARTLDAAARAWLAGEAGGADAFSEARVTVSVSADMRYKGQSFEIDTMLDMAWLETQDLGALSDAFHREHARLYGHSDAHAKIQVVALRLVIASQTPKPALRPIAASDEPAVPDARVKVWMDGAFHDAALFHRSKLLAGQRLEGPAVIAQDDCTTCVLPGFSGQVDPYGNLILTQVRTN, encoded by the coding sequence ATGGGCATGAGAATCGGCGTGGACATCGGCGGGTCGTTCGCCGATTTCGCAGTGCTAAACGACCAGACAGGCGAGCTGCAAACGCTCAAAGTGTTCTCGCGGCCCGACAGCCCCGGCGCCGAAGTGCTGCGCGGCATGGAGGGCTTGGCCGAGCGCTACGGAATCGATCCTCATGACGTCGCCTATTTCACGCACGGCACGACGGTCGGCGTGAACGCGGTCGTGCAGCGCAAGGGCTTGCGCCTTGGCCTCATCACGACGCGCCACTTCGAGGACGTGCTCGACATCGCGCGCCTCAAGGGGCCGGATATGTACAACCTGTTTTCGAAGCGCCCCGCGCCGCTGGTGCCGCGCGAGCGCGTGTTCGGCGTCGTCGAGCGGCTCGCGGCGGACGGTACCGAAGAGACAGCGGTCGACGAAGCGAGCGTGCTCGAAGCACTCGCCGGATTGCGCCGCGCCGGATGCGAAGGCGTGGTCGTTGCGCTGCTGCATGCGTATCGCAACCCGTCGCACGAGCATGAAGTGAAGGCGATTCTCGAGCGCGAAATGCCGGGGCTGTTCGTGTCGTGCTCGAGCGATGTGTGGCCGATCATCCGAGAATACGAGCGCACGTCGACGGCTGTCATCGGCGGCTATGTGCAGCCCAAGGTCGCGCACTACCTGTCGTCGCTGCAGCGCGCGTTGCGCGAGACCGGCATCGCCGCCGACATGAAGGTCACGAAGTCGAACGGCGGCGTGATGAGCGCCGAGGCCGGCAAGACCAACTGCGTGCAGATGATTCTTTCGGGGACCGCGTCGGGTGTGATCGGCGCGGCTTACGTCGCGCAGCTGTGCGGCTTGAAGCACTGCATGAGCCTCGACATCGGCGGCACCACGGCCGACGTCGCGCTGATCGTCGACGGCGAGCCGCAGTACGCGACCGGCGAATATATCGGCGATTTTCAGATTCACATTCCGTCGGTGTCCGTGTCGTCGATCGGCGACGGCGGCGGCTCGATCGCCTGGGTCGACGACTTCGGCGTGCTCAAGGTCGGCCCCGAAAGCGCGGGCTCCAACCCGGGGCCCGTCTGCTACGGACGCGGCGGCACGCGTGCGACGATCACCGATGCGTTCGCGGTGATGGGCGTGATCGGCAACGCGAGCCTCGGCTACAACTCGGTGAAGGTCGATCACGACGCCGCGTGCCGCGCGATCGATGCCTTGGCGCAGCGCCTCGGCGCCGATCCCTACAAGACGGCGGAGGCGATCGTCGATGTCTCCGTGTCGGGGATGTACGCGGGCGTGAGCCGGATCGTGTCGCGCTTCGGCATCGATCCGCGCATGTTCTCGCTGCTGCCGTTCGGCGGCGCGGGTCCGATGCTCGCGTGCTACTTCGCGCGGGCGCTCGGCATGGAGCAGATCGTCGTGCCGGTGACGCCCGGCGTGCTGAGCGCGCTCGGCGGCTTGATCGCCGATACGAAGAACGACTTCGTGAAGACGACGTACTACGACCTCGATGCGGCGTCTCTTAAGCAATTGCGCGACGATGCGCGCACGCTCGATGCGGCGGCGCGGGCGTGGTTGGCCGGTGAAGCCGGCGGCGCCGATGCATTCAGCGAGGCCCGCGTGACCGTCTCCGTTTCCGCCGACATGCGCTACAAGGGCCAATCGTTCGAAATCGACACGATGCTCGACATGGCGTGGCTCGAAACCCAGGACCTCGGCGCCTTGAGCGACGCGTTCCATCGCGAGCATGCGCGCCTTTACGGCCACAGCGACGCGCACGCAAAGATCCAGGTCGTCGCACTGCGCTTGGTGATCGCCTCGCAAACGCCGAAGCCTGCGCTGCGCCCGATCGCGGCCAGCGACGAACCCGCCGTCCCCGATGCACGCGTGAAAGTCTGGATGGACGGCGCGTTCCACGATGCCGCGCTATTCCATCGCTCGAAGCTGCTCGCCGGACAGCGCCTCGAAGGCCCCGCCGTGATCGCGCAGGACGACTGCACGACCTGCGTACTGCCAGGCTTCTCGGGCCAGGTCGACCCGTACGGCAATCTGATCCTCACCCAAGTCCGCACGAACTAA
- a CDS encoding ABC transporter ATP-binding protein, with translation MAANLAMNLSSLSGNLVEVRGLRVVGSSEGRPETTIVHDIDFTVARGEVLALIGESGSGKTTIALSLMGHARRGCRIAGGTIRVGDCDVRSLSPAQLASLRGRKVAYIAQSAAAAFNPARSIMDQVIESALIHGTMTKAAAQAKAVELFRALALPEPEKIGKRYPHQVSGGQLQRLLAAMALITDPELVILDEPTTALDVTTQIDVLQAFKRVVKELGTTAVYVSHDLAVVAQMADRIVVLSDGQIREVGSTGQILNAPAHPYTQSLIAAVTPKRRGGSGAGEQAEVAAAVAPAKPKPLLEVKRLVAGYGKIDAKGLPAARILDDVDLVIERGKTVGVIGESGSGKTTLAKVIAGLVPVAGGQLLLDGEPMPARLEQRTKEQFRRIQIVFQNADTALNPVHTVEQILSRPLAFYHGMKGEKARRRVAELLDLVRLPAALAARKSGELSGGQKQRINLARALAAEPDLILCDEVTSALDTVVGAAILDLLADLQKKLGVSYLFITHDIGKMRAISDDIVVLYAGHRVEAGDRTALCAPPFHPYADLLISSAPELRTGWLDEASERCHGELPPIGSKADHSELCTFLGRCPLRIDGLCNTTAPAKRQLSNGAEVLCHRSEADLVTLQQVSVARERTVA, from the coding sequence ATGGCCGCGAACCTCGCTATGAATTTGAGCAGCCTCTCCGGCAACCTCGTCGAAGTGCGCGGCTTGCGCGTGGTCGGCAGCAGTGAAGGCCGCCCCGAAACGACGATCGTCCACGACATCGATTTCACCGTCGCGCGCGGCGAAGTGCTCGCGCTGATCGGCGAATCGGGCTCGGGCAAGACGACGATCGCGCTCTCGCTGATGGGGCATGCGCGGCGCGGCTGCCGCATCGCGGGCGGAACGATTCGCGTCGGCGATTGCGACGTGCGTTCGCTTTCGCCTGCGCAGCTCGCTTCGCTGCGCGGCCGCAAGGTCGCTTACATTGCGCAGAGCGCGGCGGCGGCGTTCAACCCGGCGCGCTCGATCATGGATCAGGTGATCGAAAGCGCGCTGATTCACGGCACGATGACGAAGGCCGCCGCGCAGGCGAAGGCCGTCGAGCTGTTCCGCGCACTCGCGCTGCCGGAGCCCGAGAAGATCGGCAAGCGCTATCCGCACCAGGTGTCGGGTGGTCAGTTGCAGCGGTTGCTCGCCGCGATGGCGCTGATCACCGATCCGGAACTCGTGATTCTCGACGAGCCGACCACCGCGCTCGACGTCACCACGCAGATCGACGTGCTGCAGGCGTTCAAGCGCGTCGTGAAGGAGCTGGGCACGACGGCGGTCTACGTGTCGCACGATCTGGCCGTGGTCGCGCAAATGGCCGACCGCATCGTCGTCTTGAGCGACGGCCAGATTCGCGAAGTCGGCAGCACGGGGCAGATTCTCAATGCGCCCGCGCATCCGTACACGCAAAGCCTGATTGCCGCGGTCACGCCGAAGCGGCGCGGCGGGAGCGGGGCGGGGGAGCAGGCGGAGGTGGCTGCTGCTGTTGCTCCCGCGAAGCCGAAGCCGCTGCTCGAAGTGAAGCGCCTCGTCGCGGGCTACGGCAAGATCGACGCGAAAGGGCTGCCCGCCGCGCGCATTCTCGACGACGTCGATCTCGTGATCGAGCGCGGCAAGACGGTCGGCGTGATCGGCGAATCGGGCTCCGGCAAGACGACGCTCGCGAAGGTGATCGCGGGGCTCGTGCCGGTCGCGGGCGGCCAATTGCTGCTCGACGGCGAACCGATGCCCGCGCGGCTCGAACAGCGCACGAAGGAGCAGTTCCGCCGCATCCAGATCGTGTTCCAGAACGCCGACACCGCGCTGAACCCGGTGCATACGGTCGAGCAGATCCTGTCGCGGCCGCTCGCGTTCTATCACGGCATGAAGGGCGAGAAGGCGCGGCGCCGCGTGGCCGAGCTGCTCGATCTTGTGCGGCTGCCGGCGGCGCTGGCGGCGCGCAAGTCGGGTGAGTTGTCGGGTGGCCAGAAGCAGCGCATCAACCTCGCGCGTGCGCTCGCCGCCGAGCCCGATCTGATTCTCTGCGACGAGGTGACTTCGGCGCTCGACACGGTGGTCGGCGCGGCGATTCTCGATCTGCTCGCCGATCTGCAGAAGAAGCTTGGCGTGTCGTACCTCTTCATTACTCACGACATCGGCAAGATGCGGGCGATCAGCGACGACATCGTCGTGCTGTACGCGGGCCATCGCGTCGAGGCGGGCGACCGCACGGCGCTGTGTGCGCCGCCGTTCCATCCGTACGCAGATCTGCTGATCTCGTCGGCACCGGAACTGCGCACCGGCTGGCTCGACGAGGCCAGCGAGCGCTGCCATGGCGAGTTGCCGCCGATCGGCAGCAAGGCCGATCACAGCGAGCTGTGCACGTTCCTCGGCCGCTGTCCGCTGCGGATCGACGGCCTGTGCAACACGACGGCGCCCGCCAAGCGGCAGCTGTCGAATGGCGCCGAGGTGCTGTGCCATCGCTCGGAGGCCGATCTCGTGACGCTGCAACAGGTGTCGGTGGCGCGCGAGCGAACGGTGGCGTGA